A genome region from Arthrobacter sp. SLBN-100 includes the following:
- a CDS encoding mycothiol transferase, whose amino-acid sequence MKSNELLLDAFGRIRETVEATLDGLDDGTLALRPAGTGNSIAWMVWHLARVEDVQVSDAAGTDEVWFAQDFLGRFGLPLRPRDTGYGHSSDQVDAVRAPAELLLEYYDAVHRQTVEFVRTLVDEDLDRVVDTRWNPPVTLGVRLVSTIADCLQHAGQAAYAKGLHRTPGE is encoded by the coding sequence ATGAAATCAAACGAATTGCTGCTGGATGCCTTCGGCAGGATTCGGGAGACGGTGGAAGCAACGCTTGACGGGCTCGACGACGGGACCCTGGCCCTGCGGCCGGCGGGCACCGGCAACTCGATCGCGTGGATGGTCTGGCACCTGGCGAGGGTGGAAGATGTTCAGGTTTCAGATGCTGCAGGTACAGACGAGGTGTGGTTTGCCCAGGATTTCCTGGGCCGCTTTGGCCTGCCGCTCCGGCCCCGGGACACCGGCTATGGGCACTCAAGCGACCAAGTGGACGCAGTGCGGGCCCCGGCGGAACTGCTGCTGGAGTACTATGACGCGGTTCACCGGCAGACAGTTGAATTTGTGCGGACACTCGTTGATGAGGACTTGGACCGCGTCGTCGACACCCGATGGAACCCACCGGTCACCTTGGGGGTGCGGCTGGTCAGCACCATAGCGGACTGCCTCCAGCATGCAGGGCAGGCGGCGTACGCGAAGGGCCTGCACCGGACGCCAGGAGAATAA
- a CDS encoding nuclear transport factor 2 family protein: MGQAREVMDRLNRAMESKDKETLSSSYAAEAVAYTPDQGEIRGRDAIISYLFDMWEAMPDVRYEQTGRHESGNVAIDEGIVIGTNTGPLRMPTGESLKPTGKELRLHSCDVATVENGEITSHHFYFDQVEFLSQLGLMRELTAH; the protein is encoded by the coding sequence ATGGGTCAGGCACGCGAGGTCATGGATCGCTTAAACAGGGCCATGGAATCAAAAGACAAAGAGACACTGTCCAGCAGCTACGCCGCTGAGGCCGTGGCCTACACTCCGGACCAAGGGGAGATCCGCGGGCGTGACGCCATCATCAGCTACCTCTTCGACATGTGGGAAGCAATGCCGGACGTCCGGTACGAGCAGACGGGGCGGCATGAGTCCGGCAATGTGGCGATCGATGAGGGCATCGTCATCGGCACCAACACCGGGCCGCTGCGCATGCCCACAGGCGAGTCCCTTAAGCCCACTGGCAAGGAACTCAGGCTCCATAGCTGCGACGTGGCCACAGTTGAAAACGGTGAGATCACGTCTCACCACTTCTACTTTGACCAGGTGGAGTTCCTCTCACAGCTCGGACTGATGCGGGAACTGACCGCGCATTGA
- a CDS encoding metal-dependent hydrolase family protein has protein sequence MSTAPNTQASTEDTTGSAALVIRHASVLDVSAGTYSVADVVSSDGKISSVGPDAEAPPGAHEVDGTGKFIIPGLIDCHVHVVASSADFRSLTWTPASYVYAQTARIMGQMLRRGFTTVRDLSGADFGLAMAQQEGLLDGPKIHFCGHALSQTGGHGDMRLPGEDHDPNGRGCCGIGRVADGVDAVRAAARDELRKGAHHIKIMASGGVSSPTDRIDSTQYSMEEMRAAVEEAEAANRYVAAHAYTARAINRALEAGVRSIEHGNLLDDESLRLFLEKDAFLVPTLVTYWALKEEGRSFGLTEDMWAKVDSVLTSGLEAIARAHEAGVKMAYGTDLLGGMHRHQNEQFRLLGKVQPAIDAIRSATTTAAQLLGREGQIGVVAPGADADMLVLSADPLADISVLADIADHLDVLIQDGRVVSP, from the coding sequence ATGAGCACCGCCCCGAACACCCAGGCCTCCACTGAAGACACAACCGGCAGCGCTGCCCTGGTGATCCGCCACGCCAGCGTGCTGGACGTGAGCGCAGGCACTTACTCCGTTGCCGACGTCGTCAGTAGTGACGGAAAGATCAGCAGCGTCGGCCCGGATGCCGAAGCGCCCCCGGGAGCGCACGAGGTCGATGGCACCGGAAAGTTCATCATTCCGGGGCTCATCGACTGCCACGTCCATGTGGTCGCCTCCAGCGCCGACTTCCGGTCGCTGACGTGGACACCGGCCTCGTACGTTTATGCGCAGACGGCCCGGATCATGGGCCAGATGCTGCGCCGCGGCTTCACCACCGTCCGGGACCTCTCCGGTGCGGACTTCGGCCTGGCGATGGCACAGCAGGAAGGCCTGCTGGACGGCCCGAAGATCCACTTCTGCGGGCACGCGCTGAGCCAGACCGGCGGGCATGGCGACATGCGGCTTCCGGGTGAAGACCATGACCCCAACGGGCGTGGATGCTGCGGCATTGGCCGCGTGGCCGACGGTGTCGACGCCGTGCGGGCCGCCGCACGCGACGAGCTCCGCAAGGGCGCCCACCACATCAAGATCATGGCCTCCGGCGGTGTTTCATCGCCCACGGACCGCATCGACTCCACCCAGTATTCGATGGAGGAAATGCGTGCGGCCGTGGAGGAGGCCGAAGCCGCCAACCGCTACGTCGCTGCCCATGCCTACACTGCCCGTGCCATCAACCGTGCCCTTGAGGCCGGCGTCCGTTCCATCGAGCACGGCAACCTGCTCGACGACGAAAGCCTCCGCCTGTTCCTCGAAAAGGACGCCTTCCTGGTTCCCACCCTGGTGACGTACTGGGCCCTTAAAGAGGAAGGCAGGAGCTTCGGCCTCACCGAGGACATGTGGGCCAAGGTGGACTCCGTACTCACCAGCGGCCTCGAGGCAATCGCCCGCGCGCACGAAGCCGGAGTCAAGATGGCGTACGGAACCGACCTCCTTGGCGGCATGCACCGCCATCAGAACGAACAGTTCCGGCTTCTGGGGAAGGTCCAGCCGGCAATCGATGCCATCCGCTCGGCAACCACGACGGCGGCCCAGCTGCTGGGACGCGAAGGCCAGATCGGCGTCGTGGCACCAGGCGCGGACGCCGACATGCTGGTGCTGTCCGCCGACCCGCTTGCGGACATCTCGGTGCTGGCCGACATTGCCGACCACTTGGACGTACTGATCCAGGACGGGCGGGTAGTCAGCCCCTGA
- a CDS encoding MurR/RpiR family transcriptional regulator: MQQEINSSSVTEWLDSRVHGRKLAARQMQVIGVLRSQPRLASYGSVSDIAAAASSNASTVTRTAQALEFKGWADFQFELRSRFLASLSALEVAAEHNGHVSSPAQAAVSTDRANLAHLERTLDPGTVRAIAEAIAGARQTLIVAAGSYAIPGKALEHNAVIAGYNVRLLDADVAALTNTLARVTSEDLVIVISLWRVYDSTMRAMEIAHSVGSTIASITDSAGSPVAEHAGQRIVVPTEGAGFFPSLTGAVAAVQAIAVELASLDRERSNKNIAASERTWDQMRIMHPRSSS; encoded by the coding sequence GTGCAACAAGAAATTAACTCTTCGTCGGTTACTGAGTGGCTGGACAGCCGTGTGCACGGACGGAAGTTGGCCGCCCGGCAGATGCAGGTTATTGGCGTTCTCCGGTCACAGCCCCGGCTTGCCTCCTACGGCTCCGTCAGCGACATCGCGGCAGCCGCATCGTCGAATGCTTCCACCGTGACCAGGACCGCCCAGGCTCTGGAATTCAAGGGCTGGGCGGACTTCCAGTTCGAGCTCCGGTCACGGTTCCTGGCGTCGTTGAGCGCCCTCGAAGTCGCAGCCGAACATAACGGCCACGTCAGCAGTCCGGCCCAGGCCGCGGTCTCCACGGACAGGGCCAACCTGGCGCATCTGGAGCGGACACTCGATCCGGGCACTGTCCGCGCCATCGCGGAAGCGATTGCGGGCGCTCGGCAGACCCTGATTGTTGCCGCCGGAAGCTACGCAATCCCGGGAAAGGCGCTAGAGCACAACGCCGTCATTGCGGGCTACAACGTCCGGCTGCTCGACGCTGACGTCGCTGCATTGACGAATACCCTCGCGCGGGTGACCTCCGAGGACCTGGTGATAGTGATCAGCCTGTGGCGGGTTTACGACAGCACCATGCGGGCCATGGAGATCGCCCACAGCGTAGGCTCCACCATCGCTTCAATCACGGACAGTGCCGGTTCTCCCGTTGCCGAACACGCAGGGCAGCGGATAGTTGTCCCCACCGAAGGCGCGGGTTTTTTCCCGTCACTGACGGGAGCCGTCGCGGCAGTCCAGGCGATCGCCGTCGAACTTGCTTCCCTGGACCGGGAGCGTTCAAACAAGAACATCGCCGCGTCCGAACGGACCTGGGACCAGATGCGGATCATGCACCCGCGCTCAAGCTCCTAG
- a CDS encoding excalibur calcium-binding domain-containing protein gives MKKTLTLVVLAGLMLTGCSGKQAAVQPADTAAAVAAIVDMVMVAGVVGLTLDKATDQLEGLGFEVEAKDTAEGKSILVEKNWQVISQDPTNGTKAAKGSTVHLGVKSLEKLAEEKAAAEKEAAEKAAAEKAAADAAAAEKAAADAAAAKLAADQAAQQAAAQQAAKPAPAPAPAPAPAPAPAPAPAKAPASAYYANCTDARNAGAAPLYAGQPGYRGALDRDNDGVACE, from the coding sequence ATGAAAAAGACGCTCACATTGGTTGTCCTGGCCGGGCTCATGCTGACCGGCTGCAGCGGCAAGCAGGCGGCGGTGCAGCCGGCAGACACTGCTGCCGCTGTTGCGGCGATTGTAGACATGGTCATGGTCGCGGGCGTAGTTGGCCTGACCTTGGATAAAGCCACCGATCAGCTGGAAGGTCTCGGGTTTGAGGTCGAGGCCAAGGACACCGCCGAGGGCAAGTCGATTCTTGTGGAGAAGAACTGGCAGGTGATTTCCCAAGACCCGACAAACGGTACCAAGGCGGCAAAGGGATCCACCGTGCACCTTGGCGTCAAGTCCCTTGAAAAGCTGGCGGAGGAGAAGGCTGCGGCAGAGAAGGAGGCGGCTGAGAAAGCGGCTGCGGAGAAGGCTGCGGCAGATGCCGCTGCTGCGGAAAAGGCAGCTGCCGATGCCGCTGCGGCGAAATTGGCTGCCGACCAGGCGGCGCAGCAGGCAGCTGCCCAGCAGGCCGCGAAGCCGGCACCGGCACCGGCACCAGCCCCGGCTCCGGCACCAGCCCCCGCTCCGGCACCCGCTAAAGCGCCGGCGTCGGCCTATTACGCCAACTGCACGGATGCCAGAAACGCCGGGGCGGCTCCGCTCTATGCCGGACAGCCTGGTTACCGGGGGGCACTTGATCGCGACAATGACGGCGTCGCCTGCGAGTAG
- a CDS encoding GmrSD restriction endonuclease domain-containing protein, producing the protein MALFIAGAVALPRVLSADLEAAASASTATAAPAQTAATAQAAPATSPSPAVQETGVPLDPETSNATAPEAAAAASKAQPDFATRAMDLLATLPIKGRAPKTGYDRALFGQAWADVDRNGCDTRNDILKRDLTGITYTNSVPCKVQTGTLADPYTGASISFLRGSGTSVAVQIDHVVALSDAWQKGAQQLTTEQRTAFANDPLNLQATDGPTNQQKGDGDAATWLPPNKGFRCEYVARQISVKASYSLWVTQAEHDAMANILAGCGGQLAPTNQQAPAAASAPAPAAEPAPVVASPAPAVPAAAGVFYANCAAAKAAGAAPIQAGEAGYRAGLDRDLDGIACES; encoded by the coding sequence TTGGCACTGTTTATCGCCGGTGCTGTCGCCTTGCCTCGTGTCCTGTCCGCGGATCTGGAAGCTGCCGCGTCAGCCAGCACGGCTACAGCAGCCCCAGCCCAGACGGCCGCAACTGCCCAAGCTGCGCCGGCGACGTCGCCGTCTCCTGCCGTCCAGGAGACGGGGGTGCCACTGGACCCCGAAACTTCCAACGCAACGGCGCCGGAGGCCGCCGCCGCGGCGTCGAAAGCGCAGCCGGACTTCGCGACCAGGGCGATGGACCTGCTGGCCACGCTTCCCATCAAGGGCCGCGCGCCCAAGACAGGCTATGACCGGGCGCTGTTCGGGCAGGCGTGGGCCGACGTTGACCGCAACGGCTGCGACACCCGGAATGACATTCTCAAACGCGACCTGACGGGCATCACCTACACCAACAGCGTTCCCTGCAAGGTGCAGACCGGAACGCTGGCGGACCCGTACACGGGCGCCAGCATCAGCTTCCTGCGGGGGAGCGGGACCAGCGTCGCCGTCCAGATCGACCATGTTGTGGCCCTCAGCGACGCCTGGCAAAAAGGCGCGCAGCAGTTAACCACTGAGCAGCGGACGGCCTTCGCCAACGACCCGCTTAACCTGCAGGCGACGGACGGCCCCACCAACCAGCAAAAGGGCGACGGCGACGCCGCCACCTGGCTGCCGCCGAACAAGGGCTTCCGGTGCGAGTACGTTGCGCGGCAGATTTCGGTGAAGGCAAGCTACAGCCTGTGGGTCACCCAGGCTGAGCACGACGCGATGGCCAACATCCTCGCCGGATGCGGCGGGCAGCTGGCACCCACGAACCAGCAGGCGCCGGCTGCTGCATCAGCACCGGCACCCGCAGCGGAGCCCGCGCCTGTTGTTGCTTCCCCGGCACCGGCCGTTCCCGCAGCCGCTGGTGTTTTCTACGCGAACTGTGCGGCGGCAAAAGCTGCCGGTGCGGCGCCGATCCAGGCAGGGGAGGCCGGCTACCGGGCGGGGCTGGACCGCGATTTGGACGGCATCGCCTGCGAAAGCTGA
- a CDS encoding GAF domain-containing protein, translating to MTTDTVFQQTFDAMREDPGVILFTALQWIPERSSLRRLFTSHPADYPVGGEKTVEISPGWLGTVIEDKKPFLAADLNALREVFADSELIQRLGCGAVINVPVLDGGNVVGVLAMLDAEGRYTQHSVEAAVDVVNRNLAGLTEAFAAHPHEVPGKDTI from the coding sequence ATGACAACAGACACAGTGTTCCAACAGACCTTCGATGCCATGCGGGAGGATCCCGGCGTCATCCTCTTCACCGCGCTGCAATGGATCCCGGAACGGTCAAGCCTTCGCCGGCTCTTCACCAGCCACCCGGCAGACTACCCCGTGGGCGGCGAGAAAACCGTCGAGATCTCCCCGGGCTGGCTGGGAACGGTCATCGAAGACAAGAAACCATTCCTGGCCGCCGACCTGAACGCGCTGCGTGAGGTCTTCGCCGATTCCGAACTCATCCAGCGGCTCGGGTGCGGCGCGGTCATCAACGTTCCTGTCCTCGACGGCGGCAACGTGGTGGGCGTCCTCGCCATGCTGGACGCGGAAGGCCGCTACACGCAGCACAGCGTGGAAGCCGCCGTCGACGTCGTCAACCGGAACCTGGCCGGCCTCACCGAAGCCTTTGCAGCCCATCCCCACGAAGTCCCCGGGAAGGACACCATCTAA
- a CDS encoding VOC family protein, protein MLKDSAIMAVLPAKDLDRAKDFYRDKLGLESPETLEEEGLMYHCGNGTSFLVYQTENAGSAKNTQMGWEVNNLDREMEEMRGRGVTFEDYDFPGLKTENGVADNAWGRSAWFLDSEGNILNISQRK, encoded by the coding sequence ATGCTCAAGGATTCAGCAATCATGGCTGTCCTTCCCGCGAAGGACCTGGACAGGGCAAAAGACTTCTACCGGGACAAGCTGGGATTGGAATCCCCCGAGACCCTGGAGGAAGAAGGCCTGATGTACCACTGTGGCAACGGAACATCCTTTTTGGTTTACCAGACAGAGAATGCCGGCTCGGCCAAGAACACCCAGATGGGCTGGGAAGTGAACAACCTTGACCGCGAGATGGAAGAAATGCGCGGCCGTGGTGTCACGTTTGAAGATTACGATTTCCCGGGGTTGAAAACGGAAAACGGCGTTGCCGATAACGCCTGGGGAAGGTCCGCCTGGTTCCTGGACAGCGAGGGGAACATCCTCAACATCTCACAACGGAAGTAG
- a CDS encoding MarR family winged helix-turn-helix transcriptional regulator has protein sequence MTTTNTENGQATGSITPDNLAIELRTAVMRTSRRLRVEATGDVITPGQYTVLAQLNGSGPATLRELAEREHVQAPSMTRIVNALADQGFVSRAANPDDGRQVRVDVTDAGRAVLAEARNQRTAWLARRVAGLSEEDRLVLSRAAHIMQEMSGK, from the coding sequence GTGACCACAACCAACACCGAGAACGGGCAGGCCACAGGTTCCATCACCCCTGACAACCTGGCCATCGAACTCCGCACCGCCGTGATGCGCACATCCCGCCGCCTCCGCGTGGAGGCAACCGGCGACGTCATCACGCCAGGGCAATACACGGTTCTGGCCCAGCTGAACGGAAGCGGGCCTGCTACTCTCCGCGAACTGGCCGAACGGGAGCACGTGCAGGCCCCCTCCATGACCCGCATCGTCAACGCCCTCGCCGACCAAGGCTTTGTCTCCAGGGCCGCGAATCCCGACGACGGCCGCCAGGTCCGCGTGGACGTCACCGATGCCGGGCGGGCCGTCCTGGCAGAGGCCCGCAACCAGCGCACCGCCTGGCTCGCCCGGCGCGTCGCGGGGCTGAGCGAAGAGGACCGGCTGGTCCTGAGCCGCGCCGCGCACATCATGCAGGAGATGAGCGGCAAATGA
- a CDS encoding DUF1801 domain-containing protein, translated as MSYEKDPRVDQYIDPLPPWQQAICRQVRDLVHAADPEVEETIKRTVQPYFVLQGNICALLAAKDHVNVFLYDGGLTPDPHHIITGGHGNKTGRMISYYEGDPIQAEALVEMFRAIIANNRAGGWRKIKAGSGD; from the coding sequence ATGAGCTACGAGAAGGACCCTCGCGTTGACCAATACATCGACCCCCTCCCGCCCTGGCAGCAGGCCATCTGCCGGCAGGTGCGGGACCTCGTCCATGCCGCTGATCCCGAGGTCGAGGAAACTATCAAACGGACCGTCCAGCCCTACTTCGTCCTGCAGGGCAACATCTGCGCGCTGCTCGCGGCGAAGGACCACGTCAACGTCTTCCTGTACGACGGCGGCCTCACCCCGGACCCCCATCACATCATCACCGGCGGACACGGCAACAAGACCGGCCGGATGATTTCCTACTACGAGGGCGACCCCATCCAAGCGGAAGCCCTGGTCGAGATGTTCCGAGCGATCATCGCCAACAACCGCGCTGGCGGCTGGCGCAAGATCAAGGCCGGTTCCGGCGATTGA
- a CDS encoding iron chaperone yields the protein MGAVDDSLAAMSELDRGCLQRVIDIARGLAPEAVEGMSYGMPALKLNGKPLIGVVAAARHLSIFPFSPAVVDAVAPKLDGYSLSKGTVRFTSDHPVPDDVVAEMVRLRMAEIQP from the coding sequence ATGGGTGCCGTTGACGATTCCCTCGCCGCCATGTCGGAGCTTGACCGCGGCTGCCTGCAGCGCGTCATCGATATTGCGCGCGGCCTCGCGCCAGAGGCCGTCGAGGGGATGAGCTACGGCATGCCGGCCCTGAAGCTGAACGGCAAACCCCTTATCGGTGTGGTGGCGGCGGCCAGGCACCTGTCCATCTTTCCGTTCTCGCCGGCCGTGGTGGACGCCGTCGCCCCCAAGCTCGACGGCTACTCGCTGTCCAAAGGAACAGTCCGGTTCACATCGGACCATCCCGTTCCCGATGATGTGGTGGCGGAGATGGTCCGCCTGCGGATGGCGGAGATCCAGCCCTAG
- a CDS encoding HNH endonuclease signature motif containing protein: MGQAAVAKAFEDINAALAVLNAEVDGYGSEAFSDADPLAGVADGCLDILAGARVVEAGVAGFKARAAVKYADAAQAIAPPDAPVQAVEMAVAAEIGALLALGSRAAGAFLAASHALSKELPLTLSALQSGAISWPHALVVVEETAGLDSAGAAALEAYFLDPDVPRPPTAAPIGEIPAYRFKAKARNWRERHHAESIEKRHAKGVADRRVEYRPEQDGMAWLAAYLPADQALAGWNRLTALARGMQGPDEHRTMPQLRADNLADGLLNSGAGRSAGNSAGNGEAVSVGGQEGTGPGGPSPIQAQVLVTVPVFSLLGLTEEPAMLDGFGPIPPSMARELVEGGATSFYRVLVDPRDGAPLEIGRTSYRLTKAMKKALQLRDGRCTFPGCNNPSLDNEADHLQAWQQGGHTGISNLAQLCPKHHRLKHATGWEPTTATKTDSPGWTSPTGRHYKAEHHDWEPPHWPHQLQSATGDPPDFVYIGSSPGEEGLERFLRAFG; the protein is encoded by the coding sequence ATGGGACAGGCAGCGGTGGCGAAGGCGTTTGAGGACATCAATGCCGCTCTTGCTGTGCTCAATGCCGAGGTGGATGGCTATGGTTCGGAGGCGTTCTCGGATGCTGATCCGTTGGCAGGTGTGGCGGATGGGTGCCTGGACATTCTTGCCGGGGCGCGGGTGGTGGAGGCGGGGGTCGCGGGTTTCAAGGCGCGGGCTGCCGTGAAGTATGCGGACGCTGCCCAGGCTATCGCGCCGCCGGACGCGCCGGTGCAGGCGGTGGAAATGGCGGTCGCCGCGGAAATCGGCGCCCTCCTGGCCCTTGGTTCACGGGCAGCGGGTGCTTTCCTTGCCGCGTCCCACGCCCTGTCCAAGGAGTTGCCGCTAACACTCTCGGCCTTGCAGTCAGGGGCGATCTCCTGGCCGCATGCCTTGGTCGTGGTGGAGGAAACGGCCGGCCTTGACTCCGCCGGCGCGGCGGCACTGGAGGCGTACTTCCTGGACCCGGATGTGCCCAGGCCGCCTACGGCCGCCCCGATCGGGGAGATACCGGCGTACCGGTTCAAAGCCAAGGCCAGGAACTGGCGGGAACGCCATCACGCCGAATCCATCGAGAAACGCCACGCCAAGGGTGTGGCGGACCGGCGGGTGGAATACCGGCCGGAGCAGGACGGCATGGCGTGGCTCGCCGCCTACCTGCCCGCCGACCAGGCGTTAGCGGGCTGGAACCGGCTCACGGCCCTCGCCCGGGGGATGCAGGGACCCGACGAGCACCGCACCATGCCCCAGCTCCGGGCCGACAATCTCGCAGACGGGCTCCTGAACAGCGGGGCGGGCAGAAGCGCCGGGAACAGTGCCGGTAACGGCGAGGCGGTCAGTGTCGGTGGTCAGGAAGGAACAGGGCCAGGCGGACCGTCGCCGATCCAGGCGCAGGTGCTGGTCACCGTGCCGGTATTTTCCCTGTTGGGGTTGACGGAGGAACCGGCGATGCTGGACGGGTTCGGGCCGATCCCGCCGTCGATGGCGCGCGAACTCGTGGAAGGCGGTGCCACCTCGTTCTACCGCGTCCTGGTCGATCCCCGCGACGGCGCCCCGCTGGAAATTGGACGCACCAGCTACCGCCTTACCAAGGCCATGAAAAAGGCACTGCAGCTCCGGGACGGCAGATGCACCTTCCCCGGCTGCAACAACCCATCCCTGGACAACGAGGCAGACCACCTTCAAGCCTGGCAACAGGGCGGACATACGGGGATCAGTAACCTGGCCCAACTCTGCCCAAAACATCACCGCCTGAAACACGCCACCGGCTGGGAACCCACAACGGCCACCAAAACTGATTCACCCGGCTGGACCTCACCCACCGGCCGACACTACAAAGCCGAACACCACGACTGGGAACCACCGCACTGGCCACACCAACTACAGTCGGCGACCGGCGATCCGCCGGACTTCGTCTACATCGGAAGTTCCCCAGGCGAAGAAGGACTCGAACGGTTCCTGCGCGCCTTCGGCTAG
- a CDS encoding alpha/beta hydrolase — protein MAATSEAVLHDGSTIPVTITGDGPAMLLPVRLEPYPPDDADMMRKWGGDPDLGPALVAGLSGPNRLVVADYEGHRMAHPAAQTLTPDNLAADLLAIADAGGADDFGYYGYSWLALAGLQLALHTNRLRALVMGGFPPWDGPYRSMLAVTRAAHAASTQAPDPSAVRLAEAEPGDWDSVTVQTTEAQTRQFVTLYEALQDFDDVGAAVPPGLSRLAFAGAHDEIDYSEQWGGVRVSIAEPLATHRDALTAAGWDVQVLPGLDHLSAMHSSVVLPILSAWLGKVGWVRDA, from the coding sequence ATGGCCGCTACCTCTGAAGCTGTCCTCCACGACGGCTCGACCATTCCCGTCACCATCACCGGTGACGGCCCCGCCATGCTGCTTCCGGTCAGGCTCGAACCCTATCCGCCGGATGACGCCGATATGATGCGGAAATGGGGCGGGGACCCGGACCTGGGACCAGCCCTGGTGGCCGGACTTTCGGGACCGAACCGGCTGGTCGTGGCGGACTACGAAGGGCATCGGATGGCCCACCCTGCCGCGCAGACCCTAACCCCGGACAACCTTGCTGCTGACCTCCTCGCCATCGCCGACGCCGGCGGGGCGGATGATTTTGGCTACTACGGTTACTCCTGGCTCGCGCTCGCCGGGCTTCAACTGGCCCTCCACACGAACCGCCTGCGGGCGCTGGTGATGGGTGGCTTCCCACCGTGGGACGGGCCCTACCGGAGCATGCTTGCGGTCACGCGCGCCGCGCATGCCGCGTCCACTCAGGCGCCTGATCCGTCCGCCGTTCGGCTTGCCGAGGCGGAGCCGGGGGACTGGGACTCAGTGACAGTGCAGACCACCGAGGCCCAAACCCGCCAGTTCGTCACCCTCTATGAGGCGCTGCAGGATTTCGACGACGTCGGTGCTGCAGTGCCGCCCGGCCTGTCCCGCCTCGCGTTCGCCGGGGCCCACGACGAGATCGACTACAGCGAGCAGTGGGGCGGGGTCCGCGTAAGTATCGCTGAGCCGCTTGCCACGCACCGTGATGCGCTGACCGCCGCTGGATGGGATGTGCAGGTCCTGCCCGGGTTGGACCACCTCAGCGCGATGCACAGTTCCGTGGTCCTGCCGATCCTGAGCGCGTGGTTGGGGAAGGTTGGGTGGGTGCGGGACGCCTAA
- a CDS encoding GNAT family N-acetyltransferase — protein sequence MDYVLRQAAPEDAEAVVLMHTLAHEECYPHLLSPAFFAARRKAIPERVTRRRKHLDVPDPRVIAVDANNEMVGFADAGPGRDRDGPVPLELYSIYLLSRAQGTGLGAALLGAAIGESPAYLWVLEENLRAQAFYRRHGFQPDGKRGLLPPEWEALPELRMVRPGRDATSAEEAGDGRYL from the coding sequence ATGGACTATGTACTTCGCCAGGCCGCTCCTGAGGATGCCGAAGCCGTGGTGCTGATGCACACGCTGGCGCACGAGGAGTGCTATCCGCACCTGCTGTCTCCGGCCTTTTTCGCCGCCCGCCGTAAGGCGATTCCGGAACGGGTGACCCGCCGTCGGAAGCATCTTGATGTCCCTGACCCGCGGGTCATCGCCGTGGATGCCAATAACGAGATGGTGGGATTTGCCGACGCCGGTCCCGGACGTGACCGGGATGGCCCCGTTCCGCTGGAGTTGTATTCGATCTACCTCCTTAGCCGGGCGCAAGGCACCGGCCTGGGGGCCGCTCTGCTGGGCGCCGCGATCGGGGAGTCTCCGGCGTACCTGTGGGTGCTGGAGGAAAACCTGAGGGCGCAGGCTTTCTACCGCAGGCATGGCTTCCAGCCGGACGGCAAGCGCGGCCTGCTTCCTCCTGAGTGGGAGGCCCTGCCGGAACTGCGGATGGTCCGGCCTGGGCGGGATGCCACTTCCGCCGAGGAGGCTGGCGATGGCCGCTACCTCTGA